From the Syngnathus typhle isolate RoL2023-S1 ecotype Sweden linkage group LG22, RoL_Styp_1.0, whole genome shotgun sequence genome, the window TCAAAGTATCCGAAACGAGAGAAATTCTGTCTGACAACAAACCTGATGAAAAATACCAGCTTTTTTTAAGCATGAGGAAGCTTACGCCTACACACCCACCATTGTTCTTTCCTTGTTAATTAGATCAAATGGGATTCAGTTCTATgtttaagaaaaaataaatacctcTAGGAGAGCTAATAATAGAACAGAGGGAGAGTGCagtgcacaaaaaaagaaattatatgAGGTGTAGAGACGTACACATGAGCGGTGTGCTCCTGTTCTGGACGATGGTCCATCCCTCATGAGCCTCCAACAGGATGGGCATGATCCTGACGTTGTGGCGGTAGTGCAGTCGCTCAGGGATGGCGTCCTTACGGTAGACCGCCATGTAGGGGTTGGCATCGGACAACTTGTTGTACACCTCATCCAGCTTCCCTAAAATAGAGCATTGTCAGAAAAGATATGCCAAGTTGACATGGCGGAAATGTGATGTTACCTTCTTTGGGCAGTATCGCCACCACGGGACTTTTGTCCACCAAGGTGTAAAGGTCTCTGCTCACGTACTCGTCCAGTTCGATGATCTTATTGGGGAAGAGCTGAGTCATGCCGTGGTCGCTGGTCACTACCAGGTTGACCTTCTCATACAGGCCCGCCTTCTTCAGCTCGTTGAGCAGGAAGCCCAGTTTCTCATCCACGTCGGCGATGACGCCGTCCATCTGGGAGCTTTCTGGCCCAAATTCGTGTCCACTCTCATCCGGTTCTTCCCAGTACAGGATCCCGAAATCCACAGCCTCCTGGTCAGGTGCAGAGAACCATTTAATTAGGTGCTCCACCCGAGTCTCAAAGGCGACTGAGGCGTTGTATTGGAGGTAACGAGTAGGGAACATTCCGTGGATCTTCACGTCGGAACCGGGCCACATAGCGGCGCCGCTTCGCCCGCCGGATTTCTGGATGGTAAGCCACAGGGGCACCGCCTGCTCCCACCACTGGGACTCGTAGAGGCTCTCTGTCTCCGAGGAGAAGGAGCGGTTGAGGACCGGGTCAAACATGTCGTTAGCGACGATGCCGTGCGTCTCGGCATAGAGGCCCGTCACCAAGCTGTAGTGGTTGGGTAAGGTCTTTGTGATGTACACGTTCTTCACTTGGTCCACCGTCACGCCTTCCTGCATAAGGATGTGGAAGTTTGGCGTGGGGACGCGGTTCACGTAGTCCCAGCGAAAACCGTCAAAGGACACCAGGAGCAGTTTGGGGCGCTCTGTTAAGCCTTGGGGGGAAACTAAAGGCGGTATGAAGGTCCACAAGAGGGCCAGAAGGCCCGGACCTCCACACATCAGATGACCCAGCATCATGTGTAGAAACCTGTCAACATAGAAGACAACTTCAGTGGACTTCTTCCCATGACCGCTATATACTAGTAATAACATTTGGTAATACTCATGTCGTTAATACACTTGGCTTTTTCCCACCACAGTTGGATCCAAGACGAACACATTTGTGATGCAACATGCCGGCTAGCACTAAGGTCTACTGGAAGAGATGCGAGAGCAAGAAGAAGCAGCAAAGAAGTTTCACGGAACTGTAAGTGCTGTAAATGTTACTACAGTAATTACCATAGCATCATTGCTAATGTCTACTATGTTGTTCCAATTATaggttagcatcaagctagcagACATTTGGTAGATTTAAATGGTTTGACTATTTtggtgttaaaaatataaaatgttttttatattttatctcAGCTTTACAGTAAACTTCAAAATTTCAAAGACTGATTAAAGCAAACTTGCTTTGCTATTTATTTAGAGAACTTTGCAAGTAGGaagttttaagattttttttaaagaaggttAAAGCGTCTGTGATGGCTAAACCTATCAAGTCAATTATCAATTCTCTCCTAGAACGTATCTCCGTGATAAACGAGGGTTTACTTGTATTAGTAAACGCAGAACTGAGGATGtaattcaaaatgacaaattgtgcaGATGTGTTATTAAAGAGGGACTCGGGTATGCGGATATAAGCGGTCAGTAAATCGGTGACGAACATTGTAGTGCATCAAAGCAAAAAGCACAACACGAGATTAGCTGCAGCCGGGTTAACAGACATTTTGGACCTTTTATGCACCGTTTGCACGCTACAATTACAACTGCATATCGTCGATTAAACCGATAGTCAAGCACATAATATTAATGACATAAAAAGCAGTGTCACCACAGGCTTACCTATCTGATCGTTGCACAGTTGATGTGTGCGCACTGAGATAAACAGCCAAACTCGACTGACAGCC encodes:
- the enpp5 gene encoding ectonucleotide pyrophosphatase/phosphodiesterase family member 5 isoform X2; amino-acid sequence: MMLGHLMCGGPGLLALLWTFIPPLVSPQGLTERPKLLLVSFDGFRWDYVNRVPTPNFHILMQEGVTVDQVKNVYITKTLPNHYSLVTGLYAETHGIVANDMFDPVLNRSFSSETESLYESQWWEQAVPLWLTIQKSGGRSGAAMWPGSDVKIHGMFPTRYLQYNASVAFETRVEHLIKWFSAPDQEAVDFGILYWEEPDESGHEFGPESSQMDGVIADVDEKLGFLLNELKKAGLYEKVNLVVTSDHGMTQLFPNKIIELDEYVSRDLYTLVDKSPVVAILPKEGKLDEVYNKLSDANPYMAVYRKDAIPERLHYRHNVRIMPILLEAHEGWTIVQNRSTPLMLGNHGYDNTLRSMQPIFFARGPAFRQNYVKPTMRSVDLYPLMCHILAIPPLPNNGSLSDVRDLLHPEPTASPSGVPTPAESARATSFPVLVGSLLGVLLVAGFLIVFVQQLTLMQLPLLKQGSREMSQPLLQEELHL
- the enpp5 gene encoding ectonucleotide pyrophosphatase/phosphodiesterase family member 5 isoform X1 translates to MFLHMMLGHLMCGGPGLLALLWTFIPPLVSPQGLTERPKLLLVSFDGFRWDYVNRVPTPNFHILMQEGVTVDQVKNVYITKTLPNHYSLVTGLYAETHGIVANDMFDPVLNRSFSSETESLYESQWWEQAVPLWLTIQKSGGRSGAAMWPGSDVKIHGMFPTRYLQYNASVAFETRVEHLIKWFSAPDQEAVDFGILYWEEPDESGHEFGPESSQMDGVIADVDEKLGFLLNELKKAGLYEKVNLVVTSDHGMTQLFPNKIIELDEYVSRDLYTLVDKSPVVAILPKEGKLDEVYNKLSDANPYMAVYRKDAIPERLHYRHNVRIMPILLEAHEGWTIVQNRSTPLMLGNHGYDNTLRSMQPIFFARGPAFRQNYVKPTMRSVDLYPLMCHILAIPPLPNNGSLSDVRDLLHPEPTASPSGVPTPAESARATSFPVLVGSLLGVLLVAGFLIVFVQQLTLMQLPLLKQGSREMSQPLLQEELHL